In Defluviimonas aquaemixtae, the sequence TACGACGCGCAGGCGCCGCTTCTCGCGCTCGCCGGGGAGATCGACGTGCTGCTTATCGGAACCGGGCCTGAGATGGCGCGACCGCCTGCGGATCTGGTCGCTGCTCTCGAAGCGGCAGGGATCGGGGTCGAACTGATGGCCAGCCCTACGGCCGCGCGCACCTACAACGTGCTGCTGTCCGAGGGTCGGCGGGTCGCTGCGGCGCTCCTGCCCGTAGAATAGCGGTCTTGCCTTTCCCGCCCGATCGGCTAACCCCTTGACCATGATGCTGCGTCTCGAAGACCTGTCCGTCGCCCGCGGGGGCCTCCGGCTGCTCGACGGCGTCGGGCTCGCGCTCGGTCCGGGCGGGGCGGTCGTGCTGCGCGGCCCGAACGGGATCGGCAAGACGACGCTTCTGAGGACAGTTGCCGGGCTTCAGCCGACTATCTCGGGCCGCATGCACCTGCCGCCCGAAGGCGTCGCCTATGCCGGTCATGCCGACGGGTTGAAGGCGACGCTGACGGTCGCCGAGAACCTCGGCTTCTGGGCCCGCATCTACGGCCAGACCGAGATCGCCCCTGCGCTTGCCGCGATGAATCTCGAAACGCTCGCCGACAGGCCCGCACAGAACCTCTCGGCCGGCCAGAAGCGGCGGCTCGGTCTCGCCCGCCTGCTCGTGACCGGTCGCCGCCTCTGGCTTCTCGACGAACCTACGGTCTCGCTCGACCAAGCCTCGGTCGCGCTCTTCGCCACTCTGATCCGCGACCATCTCGCGCAGGGCGGTGCAGCGCTCATCGCCACCCATATCGACCTCGGCCTCGCCGAGGCGAAAGACCTCGACCTTACACCCTTCCGCGCCAAGCTTCGCGA encodes:
- a CDS encoding Mth938-like domain-containing protein yields the protein MQLTEIPFDDARPIDGYGPGFFRIGGDVLHGAVLVTATSARVWDGYDAQAPLLALAGEIDVLLIGTGPEMARPPADLVAALEAAGIGVELMASPTAARTYNVLLSEGRRVAAALLPVE
- the ccmA gene encoding heme ABC exporter ATP-binding protein CcmA, with protein sequence MMLRLEDLSVARGGLRLLDGVGLALGPGGAVVLRGPNGIGKTTLLRTVAGLQPTISGRMHLPPEGVAYAGHADGLKATLTVAENLGFWARIYGQTEIAPALAAMNLETLADRPAQNLSAGQKRRLGLARLLVTGRRLWLLDEPTVSLDQASVALFATLIRDHLAQGGAALIATHIDLGLAEAKDLDLTPFRAKLREPGQGDFDEAFA